From the Polaribacter gangjinensis genome, the window CATTAAATATCCATTTTCAGGATAGAAACTTCCGCCCCAAAAACCAGCATCCATTCCGATTTCTGCTCTTAAAGCTATTTGATTTGATAATTTCGTTTCTTTATGAGCCCAAATTCCTAAAACTCCTGTTTGTATTCCGTAGGTAGATTGTTCTACACTTGCGGTTTGTGATTTCGCAATTAAAGTCAGTCCGCAAAATGTCAAGGTCAATAAGATTTTTTTCATTCAGTTTATTTTTTGTTATTAAGTTTATTTTTTAGTCAAAATGTTTTACAACTTAGTTGTGCATAGTTTGGTGCGTAAATTAAGAAATAAAACTAATAAATATAAACAAAATGAGAAGTAAACGAGAATTTTCCAAAGTTGCTAAATGTAGCACTAAATTATGCACGGCTTAAGTTTACAATTCATAAATTTAAACAATAATCAGAAAGAATAAAAGAGAGAATTAAGGTTAGTATACACGGTGAAGCTAGAACTTCGACAATCCCGAAACTTCGGGAATAATCCTCTCTCTTTTCTACTAAAAATCACGTTCAGTTCTGTGAGACCTAGATCTCGATTTCAAGTTGTTGTGATTCTAGTAGTTTATTCTTTCATAAATCATTAGTTATGAGTAAATATAAAGAAACTTTTGGAATTGACATCAGTAAAGATGTATTTGATTGTTATGGAAGTGTTCAGGGTCACTTACAATTTAACAATACAGAAAAAGGATTTCTAAAGTTTCAAAAGATTTTAGGAGAAAACAGTTTAGTTATCATGGAGGCTACAGGCTATTACCATTATCGTTTAGCACAGTTTTTGTATCACAATGATCAAGATGTTTCAGTAGTAAATCCTTTGTCAGTAAAGCGTTTTATACAAATGCGATTAGCAAAAGTTAAAACCGATAAAAGTGATTCAAAAGCGATTTGTGAGTATGGTCTAATCAATGAAGTTCCATTATACACAGCTCTCAACGAAGCTCAGAGTGAGTGTTTACAGTTATTTCGTTTGATGGATAGTTTACTAAAAAATCGAACAGCCAAAATGAATAAGATTCATGGCGAGGAGATTTTAGGGATTCCTTCAAAATATGTGTATAGTTCTTTAAAACGAGTTAAAAAACAGTTAGATAAAGAAATCACAGGGATAGAGCAGAAGCTACTTTCTTTAGTAAAACAAGACCAGCAAGTTCAATTAACCTTACTTCAAAGTATTCCTGGTATTGGAGTTAAAACAGCATTATTTTTAATAGTAGTAACAGATGGATTTAAAAAGTTTGAGAATGCTTCACAACTGTGCAGCTATGTGGGCATCACACCAACCATAAGAGAATCTGGCAGTAGTGTAAGAGCAAGAAGTAGAATAAGTAAGGTTGGAAACAGGAAACTACGCAACTTATTGTTTTTATGTTCCTTTAGTGCTTGTAAGCAAAATAAGGCTTGCAGAGAAATTTACGAGCGAATCACAAACAAAGGTAAAAGTAAAAAGTTGGCATTAATAGCAGTATCAAATAAGCTGTTAAAACAGGCATTTGCTATTGCAAAATCTGGAAATCCTTACGAAGAAAGTTTTGTATCAGTAATGCCTAAATAAGTAGGTTTTAAATAAAAAAAATGATGGTTTAAAGGGTGAAAGCTACTTGTAAGCTTAGATAAATATTGCAGAAAAATTATTGAAAAATTGTTTGTTTTTTAACTCAGTTCTTTGTTAGGCATAGTTTTTTATTCCGTTTGTTCTTTTACAAAATATCTTACGTAAATCAGAACTATAATAGGGACTATGACCAATCCACTGACAAAATTCAATAATGAAGCCCAATAGGTTAAGTCATTTCCACCTTTTGAAATTAATACTAATTCGCCTAAAGGTCCTTTTGAAAATATTGTGTTGTATATAAAATTCCAGCCCAAATGAAGTCCGAAAGGTAGCATTATTGATTTAGTTTTTGAAAAAGCCCAAGCCCAAGCGTAACCCATTAATCCAGTTCCGATAAAAACTAAAATCATTGCCATTACATTGCCTAAAACTCCATATGAGAACCAATGATAAATTCCGAATGCGATTGCAGAAATCAAGATACTTTTTCTTGAGCCGATTTTTTGGATGAGAATATATAATAAAGCTCCACGAAAAATCAGTTCTTCTGTCAATACAGATTTAAAATCCCACCAAAAAGATTTTATTATAATTCCGCTCGAAATTTCTTTATTCAAAATCCAAGTCGAAGATTTTAGATATGATTCTAAATATTGAACAAGAACGCAAAGTATTCCAGTAATTAAAAATCCGATTAAGAATTGTTTTAATCTTTTGCCAATTGGAAGAAATCCTAATGCTAAAATATTCTTCTTTTCAATCAGATATAAAAGTAACCACGAAATGGCAATTGCTACTAAAATTCCTATCATTTACTTGGTTGGTTTTAAATTATGCCTAACGGTTTGCGTGTATGAGAAGTAGCGGATTAAAAAGCACTTCACTTACGGGCTGGCACAGACTTTTATTAAAAGTAAAGACCTTTGATTTAGCACTTAACCCGCTATTTCTTATAAACGCTGTTATGGGCTGGTTTATTTCATTTTATATAACCCTCTTTTTATCCAAATAAAGTATACTTTTCCTTTTAATTTCTTGTTTTTATCAGAGTGTTTCCAAATAAAATTTGTAGAATTGGGTTTCAAAAAATCAAAGTCTGATGCTCGGAAATGTTTTACATCCCTTTTATTAATATCATGCTTGATTTGATCAATTAAATTATTTTGTCTCATTTAATTTACAATACCAGATTTTCAAATACGATTCAACAGTACTCTTAATACTGAAAGATTACAAGGTCTAGTGTTATACTCATTTTGGTTATAATTAATATACCATTGAGCATTTATTTCTTCTCCAGTATTAAAAGCTTCTAAGGCAGCATTAATAGTATTTAAGGGCAGAGTTTTTTGATTTTGGTTTATAGAATAAGTAACTCCAAAATCATTACTTCGTTCGATAAATAAATATTGAGTTCCATTTGCAGTTGTGTACAGTAATTCACCAACGAACAAGTTGTTTAATATTTCTTCCATACTAAATTTTTTTAACACCTCTTTTTTGATTATCAATTTCTTAATGATTTAGTATTCTTGTTAATTCTCCAAGTTTGATAAGCATTAATGGCTTGAAGCATATTGTTGGTCATAATACTGCTATTTATTTCTTTAAGTTCTGAAATAACATTTTCGCTTGATTCAACAAGAGAAATGAAATTTTGATTTAACTCTGTTAACTGATTGCTTATTTGAGCTAATCGAATTTCAATATTATCAAGCTTGTTCAATACGTTTTTCTGCCATGTGCTATCAAAAACACCAAGTTTTTCAAAAGCTTCATATATTTCAAAATATCTAATTTTTTTGTCATTTAAGTAAAAAACAATCATTGCTACAGCCATGTTTCTATAATATTCCATAGTTTTTATTTGATTTTCTAATGCCGGTTTCATTACATCTCCTAATTCAAACAATTTATCTACATTAGAATCAAAACCTTTTGTTCTTCCACCTTCTAGTTTAGCTGACATGTCATCCAGATTTTCAATGATTTTATCTAAATCATTTCTTTGACCTTCTAATTGTATTCTTGATTTGAGCCATTCAATGTCAAGGACTTCGTTCAGACCAGATTGGTCTGAAATTATCCTTCCACGATAGTCACGTAAAAATGTATCAATTTTCATAAATGAAAATAATTGATTATCACCTCCTTTGTCAAGAATACTTTTTTCATTATCAATTATTATATTTTTGTAATCTGAAACATCAATTATCTTAATGTCCTGAATTTCTGATAATTTTATTTTAAGATTGTCAGCTTTTATTAATTTAATTTTAATTTCATTATTTTTCTGAATATTGATTTCTTCTCTTCTAATGATAGATTTTTCTTTTTCTTCTTTCTTATATTTTTCTTCTTTTTCTATTTTCCTTTTAAAATCCTGATGTTTCTTAATACCTAAATAGATTAGGAAACCTCCTAAAGGTATCATAAAGAAACTTCCAATGCCATCAAATCCATCTTGACCAATCCATTGAATACCAGCAATTCCGGTCATTAAGAATACACCACCTAAAAACCAAAAAACGGCAGGCAAACAACCTATCTTGTTCTGTTCTTTCATATTTATAAATTATTTTTTTCCTACTCCTTTGGCTTTTCGGTTCTGCCCCGTTTTTTAAAGTTGTTTCTGGTCTCAACTTTTTTCTTTTTTACAAAATATGTTTTAGGAACTATCAAAGTTTTCCTTTGGCGGTTCTTTTGTCTGTCTTTTTCCGTTTGGTTGTCTTTTCATAAACTTGCCCATAACGGTTCTCAGCTATACGCAGGCAGGGATTTTAAACACTGAACTTCCTACGAAGAACTGAACTTTAAATTTACCACTTTCCTGTCCTACGAAGCACGAAACCCCTGCTTGCGTATAGGTGATGTTGTGCCTTCGTTGTTCTTTTTCTGTCGTTGGTTTGTCTGTCGTTTTGGTCGTGCGATGGGGTAGACACACTCTTTGCCAAGCTTTGGTTTTAGCGTTGGCTGGTGCGGCTTGGCAATGTATGTGACTGCTAGCGTTTGGCATTCTTCTCAATTTGGTTTAAGATTTCTCTGAATTCCTTTTGTTGCTCTTTGTTTAATCCATTCAAAAATTTGTCAATTCGTTCTTTTGTTTGGAAGTCTATTTTTAGAGAATTTAAAAAGTTTATATCCTTTTCAATCTCGTCAAGGTTGTCAATGGATTCAGATTTAGAAATTTCCTTTTCTGTTTTATTCAATATTTGGGCGAATCGACAACTTTGTCCCAAGTCAAATTCAACATCAATTATTAGATTATACTTCCCTTTAGTTAAAGTATCCTGCCTATCAATATGAACGACCTTGCCTTTGCCAAGAGGTAAGAAAAATACATATTCACCTAATTCAAAATTGTCTTTGTTAATAGGATTTATTGACTTTAACTCTGAATGTCTTTCAGTTTTTATTTCTGTTGCCCTGCTCTCTGAAATCTCTAATAACCTTACAGCTATATTTTCAAGATAATCTGAATCTTGAATTGATTTAAACCTATCAGGAATAATGGATGTGCCGTGTAGTGAGCCAATTAATCCACCTGTGAAGGCTGCAATGCTATCAGTATCAGTTCCAATTGAGTTAACAGCTTGTTCTATTCCCTTTATTGGTTCTTTATGATATTTACAACAAAGAAAAATACCTGCAATTACAGTTGACGTTCCCGAACCTTTTGTATCTGAATGGTAACAGCCTAAAGTTCTAAGTGCCTTTTCGTCTTCGATTTTATTAGTCAGACTCTTATATACATCTCGCAAATACTGTTGGGTTTCATCGAGAATCGTTTGATATTGCTCTTTGAATGGTATTTTGGCTTTACTATTCCATTCTTTTTCCCAAATGCTAAAATTGGCTTTTTGAATAAATGGAATTGAAAGCTTAAGATGAATGTCTTTTCCAAGTTCTGTTAAAAATGCTTCGTATGTAAAATGTTCAGGTCGAAATTTTAGAATTGTATCAACTGCATAACCGTAAAGCATAGCCCCAATAATTGCTCTTGGGTGTCCGTGTGTTACAATACTGTTTGCAAAAATTTCTTCTTTGATTTTATCAATTTCTCCAAAGTTAGCTAGAGCTATAGGAAGAATTCGCATTGCTGCACCATTTGCTCCGCTTTCTCTATAATCTATCGTTGTATTACCTGCCTTGTAACTAAAAAAATTACTATTCCATTTTGCTGATTTTCGTTCAATCTTTCTCGCTGCATTTTTGATAGTTCGACCTGCTCCACGTGCATACAAAAGCCAATTTGGTAATTCTATTTTAGAAAAATATTCACGGTCAATAGTGCCGTCAACTTTAATTGACCTTGCAACAGAAAGCAAAAGTTGGGTGTCGTCTGAATACGAACCTTTTGTCAAATTATCTATGTATCCATTGAATCTCCCACCAACTTCCTTTTTCCATCCGTAGAAATTGGAAACATAATCAGTTCCATATTTTAACTTCAATGAATCAGAGCTTTTCTCAAACTCTGTTATCCAACCAAGTGCATCCCCAATTGCAGCTAGCTTAACCGCTCCCTTATATTTAGTTTCTGGTTTCATATTGCTCGATTTGGCGAAAAAATTTCTTTATCAACAACGAAATTACTTGTATTAAACTCTGACAATGCAGCTTTTGCAGATGCTAAACTTTCCTGAGAATCAAAACACACTTGAATAATACTTTCAATTGGTATTTCATCCTTTACTAGCACTTCGGCTTGAACATTCGTTGGGAACTTTGAATTTAACCTGCCACGGACACCAAAGGGAATGTTTATGTTGTTAGCAAAAAGCATTTTAAATTTTTCAATGTCCCCCGTTACTCCAATTGACTTTGCAGCATTTGATGCCGCATTAGTTACCGCAAACTTTGTCTCCTTTTCATAGATGTGTTTTGGGTCAATTTTCAAGACACACCAATTTATTGTTATGTCATCTTTTGTTCTCTCTTGGAATTTAGAAAACAGAAAAGTGTTTGGGCCTGAAATAGATAAATTTATAAAGCTTTTATCATCATATCTGACACTATCAGTAAATTGTACATAGTCCAATATATCGAATTGTTCAATATCTAAATTTTCAAGAACTCTTCTTGACATTAGTTTTTCCTGCTCTAAAATGCTGTACAGGTTAATAGTTGGCGTAAAGTGTATTAAATACTCAATTCCCCGCCTTGATATTTCGCTTTGAAATTCTATGTAATCTTTTTTTAATTCCATAATTAGAAAGGTAGGCCATCATCTT encodes:
- a CDS encoding CPBP family intramembrane glutamic endopeptidase, with translation MIGILVAIAISWLLLYLIEKKNILALGFLPIGKRLKQFLIGFLITGILCVLVQYLESYLKSSTWILNKEISSGIIIKSFWWDFKSVLTEELIFRGALLYILIQKIGSRKSILISAIAFGIYHWFSYGVLGNVMAMILVFIGTGLMGYAWAWAFSKTKSIMLPFGLHLGWNFIYNTIFSKGPLGELVLISKGGNDLTYWASLLNFVSGLVIVPIIVLIYVRYFVKEQTE
- a CDS encoding ADP-ribosylglycohydrolase family protein; translation: MKPETKYKGAVKLAAIGDALGWITEFEKSSDSLKLKYGTDYVSNFYGWKKEVGGRFNGYIDNLTKGSYSDDTQLLLSVARSIKVDGTIDREYFSKIELPNWLLYARGAGRTIKNAARKIERKSAKWNSNFFSYKAGNTTIDYRESGANGAAMRILPIALANFGEIDKIKEEIFANSIVTHGHPRAIIGAMLYGYAVDTILKFRPEHFTYEAFLTELGKDIHLKLSIPFIQKANFSIWEKEWNSKAKIPFKEQYQTILDETQQYLRDVYKSLTNKIEDEKALRTLGCYHSDTKGSGTSTVIAGIFLCCKYHKEPIKGIEQAVNSIGTDTDSIAAFTGGLIGSLHGTSIIPDRFKSIQDSDYLENIAVRLLEISESRATEIKTERHSELKSINPINKDNFELGEYVFFLPLGKGKVVHIDRQDTLTKGKYNLIIDVEFDLGQSCRFAQILNKTEKEISKSESIDNLDEIEKDINFLNSLKIDFQTKERIDKFLNGLNKEQQKEFREILNQIEKNAKR
- a CDS encoding DarT ssDNA thymidine ADP-ribosyltransferase family protein; the protein is MELKKDYIEFQSEISRRGIEYLIHFTPTINLYSILEQEKLMSRRVLENLDIEQFDILDYVQFTDSVRYDDKSFINLSISGPNTFLFSKFQERTKDDITINWCVLKIDPKHIYEKETKFAVTNAASNAAKSIGVTGDIEKFKMLFANNINIPFGVRGRLNSKFPTNVQAEVLVKDEIPIESIIQVCFDSQESLASAKAALSEFNTSNFVVDKEIFSPNRAI
- a CDS encoding IS110 family transposase — its product is MSKYKETFGIDISKDVFDCYGSVQGHLQFNNTEKGFLKFQKILGENSLVIMEATGYYHYRLAQFLYHNDQDVSVVNPLSVKRFIQMRLAKVKTDKSDSKAICEYGLINEVPLYTALNEAQSECLQLFRLMDSLLKNRTAKMNKIHGEEILGIPSKYVYSSLKRVKKQLDKEITGIEQKLLSLVKQDQQVQLTLLQSIPGIGVKTALFLIVVTDGFKKFENASQLCSYVGITPTIRESGSSVRARSRISKVGNRKLRNLLFLCSFSACKQNKACREIYERITNKGKSKKLALIAVSNKLLKQAFAIAKSGNPYEESFVSVMPK